A DNA window from Vanessa tameamea isolate UH-Manoa-2023 chromosome 24, ilVanTame1 primary haplotype, whole genome shotgun sequence contains the following coding sequences:
- the LOC113396014 gene encoding zinc finger protein on ecdysone puffs isoform X3, with the protein MTEVMDQIGEENNDSDKPEKSEEDKKDTPKTRYDDINPQLLKCHICNKSMWDGRSFENHLSGRAHAIMMQKTAESYALTADTMRQEFKIREMKRTRKAGQQPPRDFYCAMCDMYAADGAIHRTTVGHRKLKKYLHPTCTSCHKEMPTRIELDEHRLTAEHLKNMQDKQEVISKPKPEVMIISTLNMEQMYLRDDRQRWKRGERQDRDKDEAEKDSEAKKEEGEVEIKKEQEDVEVKQEPEVKKESLDNETTILDFKEGDDITNMTAEMLPVYSTERGVGRSFLSPFSCVQCTLCRKLLDSDETAEVHLRTWRHHQLFVRLLGDKSGNQVLIQPTAESSKRAINNDDSGTWKRRKTTRDDEEEEQKEQNGHESTVKKEPVETEAEVETNLFNEDGDLPAADDLEDWEQSVDEILYDENKREDKPEEKAEPPVEEEPKAAEPEEVKATPPPTAQPKSSPTGRGRGRRRY; encoded by the exons ATGACCGAGGTTATGGACCAAATAGG CGAGGAAAACAATGATTCTGATAAGCCGGAAAAATCTGAAGAGGACAAGAAAGATACTCCGAAAACACGCTATGATGATATCAACCCGCAACTACTGAAGTGCCACATCTGTAACAAGAGTATGTGGGATGGAAGGTCATTTGAAAATCATCTCAGTGGTCGAGCTCATGCCATTATGATGCAAAAGACTGCAGAGAGTTATGCTCTCACTGCTGATACTATGAGGCAAGAATTCAAG ATACGAGAAATGAAACGGACTCGTAAAGCGGGGCAGCAGCCGCCGCGCGACTTCTACTGCGCCATGTGCGACATGTACGCGGCCGACGGTGCCATCCACCGCACCACGGTCGGACATCGCAAGCTCAAGAAGTACCTGCACCCCACCTGCACCTCGTGTCACAAGGAGATGCCCACCAGGATCGAGCTGGACGAACATCGTCTCACTGCTGAGCATTTGAAGAATATGCAGGATAAGCAGGAGGTCATCTCCAAGCCGAAACCAGAAG tGATGATAATATCAACTCTGAATATGGAGCAGATGTACCTTCGTGATGACAGACAACGTTGGAAGCGCGGAGAGCGACAAGATCGGGACAAGGATGAGGCAGAGAAGGACAGTGAGGCTAAGaag GAGGAAGGTGAAGTCGAAATTAAGAAGGAACAAGAAGATGTTGAAGTTAAGCAGGAGCCAGAAGTGAAGAAAGAGAGCCTTGATAATGAAACCACAATCCTGGACTTCAAAGAGGGAGATGACATTACCAATATGACTGCTGAAATGTTGCCCGTTTACAg CACGGAGCGCGGCGTGGGGCGCTCGTTCCTATCGCCCTTCAGCTGCGTGCAGTGCACGCTCTGCCGTAAGCTGCTGGACAGCGACGAGACCGCCGAGGTGCACCTGCGCACCTGGCGCCACCACCAGCTTTTCGTGCGCCTGCTGGGCGACAAGAGCGGCAACCAGGTACTTA TACAACCAACAGCAGAGAGTAGTAAGCGGGCGATCAATAATGACGATTCTGGTACATGGAAGAGACGCAAGACAACCCGTGACGATGAAGAGGAAGAACAAAAAGAACAGAATGGACATGAGAGTACTGTTAAAA AAGAGCCAGTAGAGACCGAAGCAGAAGTTGAAACTAATTTGTTCAATGAAGATGGTGATCTCCCCGCTGCTGATGACCTTGAGGACTGGGAGCAGTCGGTAGATGAGATACTTTACGATGAGAACAAACGCGAAGACa AACCAGAGGAAAAAGCAGAACCACCAGTTGAAGAAGAACCAAAAGCTGCTGAGCCCGAAGAAGTAAAAGCAACTCCTCCACCAACCGCTCAACCGAAGTCTTCACCCACGGGTCGTGGCAGAGGGCGCCGTCGTTATTAG
- the LOC113396014 gene encoding zinc finger protein on ecdysone puffs isoform X2 — protein sequence MANRRPQGGGRRMDFGRNDRSKNFRGGVSPWQGGGPGGDLPNLLPLGGGPTEATLALASNIINLLQPRQNPVPSLLDMPMRRDFGPNMNRYDRGYGPNRMGNQGNFRRTGNYNRAGERINNRKPFRPNDGPRQQNKSSPKKDADSKAKPVKDSEENNDSDKPEKSEEDKKDTPKTRYDDINPQLLKCHICNKSMWDGRSFENHLSGRAHAIMMQKTAESYALTADTMRQEFKIREMKRTRKAGQQPPRDFYCAMCDMYAADGAIHRTTVGHRKLKKYLHPTCTSCHKEMPTRIELDEHRLTAEHLKNMQDKQEVISKPKPEVMIISTLNMEQMYLRDDRQRWKRGERQDRDKDEAEKDSEAKKEEGEVEIKKEQEDVEVKQEPEVKKESLDNETTILDFKEGDDITNMTAEMLPVYSTERGVGRSFLSPFSCVQCTLCRKLLDSDETAEVHLRTWRHHQLFVRLLGDKSGNQTLQPTAESSKRAINNDDSGTWKRRKTTRDDEEEEQKEQNGHESTVKKEPVETEAEVETNLFNEDGDLPAADDLEDWEQSVDEILYDENKREDKPEEKAEPPVEEEPKAAEPEEVKATPPPTAQPKSSPTGRGRGRRRY from the exons ATGGCGAACCGTCGCCCTCAAGGAGGTGGTAGGCGCATGGATTTTGGCCGCAACGATCGATCGAAGAATTTTCGTGGTGGTGTTTCACCATGGCAAGGTGGCGGCCCGGGCGGTGATCTTCCGAACCTCCTTCCTCTGGGAGGTGGCCCCACTGAAGCTACTCTGGCTCTTGCTAGCAACATTATCAACCTTCTCCAACCGCGTCAGAATCCGGTGCCTTCCTTACTCGACATGCCTATGCGGCGTGATTTTGGTCCAAACATGAATCGGTATGACCGAGGTTATGGACCAAATAGG ATGGGCAATCAAGGTAATTTCCGGCGTACGGGAAATTACAATCGTGCTGGTGAGCGTATCAACAATCGTAAGCCGTTCAGGCCCAATGATGGGCCAAGACAACAAAACAAGAGCTCCCCGAAAAAGGATGCCGATTCAAAGGCTAAGCCTGTTAAGGACAG CGAGGAAAACAATGATTCTGATAAGCCGGAAAAATCTGAAGAGGACAAGAAAGATACTCCGAAAACACGCTATGATGATATCAACCCGCAACTACTGAAGTGCCACATCTGTAACAAGAGTATGTGGGATGGAAGGTCATTTGAAAATCATCTCAGTGGTCGAGCTCATGCCATTATGATGCAAAAGACTGCAGAGAGTTATGCTCTCACTGCTGATACTATGAGGCAAGAATTCAAG ATACGAGAAATGAAACGGACTCGTAAAGCGGGGCAGCAGCCGCCGCGCGACTTCTACTGCGCCATGTGCGACATGTACGCGGCCGACGGTGCCATCCACCGCACCACGGTCGGACATCGCAAGCTCAAGAAGTACCTGCACCCCACCTGCACCTCGTGTCACAAGGAGATGCCCACCAGGATCGAGCTGGACGAACATCGTCTCACTGCTGAGCATTTGAAGAATATGCAGGATAAGCAGGAGGTCATCTCCAAGCCGAAACCAGAAG tGATGATAATATCAACTCTGAATATGGAGCAGATGTACCTTCGTGATGACAGACAACGTTGGAAGCGCGGAGAGCGACAAGATCGGGACAAGGATGAGGCAGAGAAGGACAGTGAGGCTAAGaag GAGGAAGGTGAAGTCGAAATTAAGAAGGAACAAGAAGATGTTGAAGTTAAGCAGGAGCCAGAAGTGAAGAAAGAGAGCCTTGATAATGAAACCACAATCCTGGACTTCAAAGAGGGAGATGACATTACCAATATGACTGCTGAAATGTTGCCCGTTTACAg CACGGAGCGCGGCGTGGGGCGCTCGTTCCTATCGCCCTTCAGCTGCGTGCAGTGCACGCTCTGCCGTAAGCTGCTGGACAGCGACGAGACCGCCGAGGTGCACCTGCGCACCTGGCGCCACCACCAGCTTTTCGTGCGCCTGCTGGGCGACAAGAGCGGCAACCAG ACACTACAACCAACAGCAGAGAGTAGTAAGCGGGCGATCAATAATGACGATTCTGGTACATGGAAGAGACGCAAGACAACCCGTGACGATGAAGAGGAAGAACAAAAAGAACAGAATGGACATGAGAGTACTGTTAAAA AAGAGCCAGTAGAGACCGAAGCAGAAGTTGAAACTAATTTGTTCAATGAAGATGGTGATCTCCCCGCTGCTGATGACCTTGAGGACTGGGAGCAGTCGGTAGATGAGATACTTTACGATGAGAACAAACGCGAAGACa AACCAGAGGAAAAAGCAGAACCACCAGTTGAAGAAGAACCAAAAGCTGCTGAGCCCGAAGAAGTAAAAGCAACTCCTCCACCAACCGCTCAACCGAAGTCTTCACCCACGGGTCGTGGCAGAGGGCGCCGTCGTTATTAG
- the LOC113396014 gene encoding zinc finger protein on ecdysone puffs isoform X1, protein MANRRPQGGGRRMDFGRNDRSKNFRGGVSPWQGGGPGGDLPNLLPLGGGPTEATLALASNIINLLQPRQNPVPSLLDMPMRRDFGPNMNRYDRGYGPNRMGNQGNFRRTGNYNRAGERINNRKPFRPNDGPRQQNKSSPKKDADSKAKPVKDSEENNDSDKPEKSEEDKKDTPKTRYDDINPQLLKCHICNKSMWDGRSFENHLSGRAHAIMMQKTAESYALTADTMRQEFKIREMKRTRKAGQQPPRDFYCAMCDMYAADGAIHRTTVGHRKLKKYLHPTCTSCHKEMPTRIELDEHRLTAEHLKNMQDKQEVISKPKPEVMIISTLNMEQMYLRDDRQRWKRGERQDRDKDEAEKDSEAKKEEGEVEIKKEQEDVEVKQEPEVKKESLDNETTILDFKEGDDITNMTAEMLPVYSTERGVGRSFLSPFSCVQCTLCRKLLDSDETAEVHLRTWRHHQLFVRLLGDKSGNQVLIQPTAESSKRAINNDDSGTWKRRKTTRDDEEEEQKEQNGHESTVKKEPVETEAEVETNLFNEDGDLPAADDLEDWEQSVDEILYDENKREDKPEEKAEPPVEEEPKAAEPEEVKATPPPTAQPKSSPTGRGRGRRRY, encoded by the exons ATGGCGAACCGTCGCCCTCAAGGAGGTGGTAGGCGCATGGATTTTGGCCGCAACGATCGATCGAAGAATTTTCGTGGTGGTGTTTCACCATGGCAAGGTGGCGGCCCGGGCGGTGATCTTCCGAACCTCCTTCCTCTGGGAGGTGGCCCCACTGAAGCTACTCTGGCTCTTGCTAGCAACATTATCAACCTTCTCCAACCGCGTCAGAATCCGGTGCCTTCCTTACTCGACATGCCTATGCGGCGTGATTTTGGTCCAAACATGAATCGGTATGACCGAGGTTATGGACCAAATAGG ATGGGCAATCAAGGTAATTTCCGGCGTACGGGAAATTACAATCGTGCTGGTGAGCGTATCAACAATCGTAAGCCGTTCAGGCCCAATGATGGGCCAAGACAACAAAACAAGAGCTCCCCGAAAAAGGATGCCGATTCAAAGGCTAAGCCTGTTAAGGACAG CGAGGAAAACAATGATTCTGATAAGCCGGAAAAATCTGAAGAGGACAAGAAAGATACTCCGAAAACACGCTATGATGATATCAACCCGCAACTACTGAAGTGCCACATCTGTAACAAGAGTATGTGGGATGGAAGGTCATTTGAAAATCATCTCAGTGGTCGAGCTCATGCCATTATGATGCAAAAGACTGCAGAGAGTTATGCTCTCACTGCTGATACTATGAGGCAAGAATTCAAG ATACGAGAAATGAAACGGACTCGTAAAGCGGGGCAGCAGCCGCCGCGCGACTTCTACTGCGCCATGTGCGACATGTACGCGGCCGACGGTGCCATCCACCGCACCACGGTCGGACATCGCAAGCTCAAGAAGTACCTGCACCCCACCTGCACCTCGTGTCACAAGGAGATGCCCACCAGGATCGAGCTGGACGAACATCGTCTCACTGCTGAGCATTTGAAGAATATGCAGGATAAGCAGGAGGTCATCTCCAAGCCGAAACCAGAAG tGATGATAATATCAACTCTGAATATGGAGCAGATGTACCTTCGTGATGACAGACAACGTTGGAAGCGCGGAGAGCGACAAGATCGGGACAAGGATGAGGCAGAGAAGGACAGTGAGGCTAAGaag GAGGAAGGTGAAGTCGAAATTAAGAAGGAACAAGAAGATGTTGAAGTTAAGCAGGAGCCAGAAGTGAAGAAAGAGAGCCTTGATAATGAAACCACAATCCTGGACTTCAAAGAGGGAGATGACATTACCAATATGACTGCTGAAATGTTGCCCGTTTACAg CACGGAGCGCGGCGTGGGGCGCTCGTTCCTATCGCCCTTCAGCTGCGTGCAGTGCACGCTCTGCCGTAAGCTGCTGGACAGCGACGAGACCGCCGAGGTGCACCTGCGCACCTGGCGCCACCACCAGCTTTTCGTGCGCCTGCTGGGCGACAAGAGCGGCAACCAGGTACTTA TACAACCAACAGCAGAGAGTAGTAAGCGGGCGATCAATAATGACGATTCTGGTACATGGAAGAGACGCAAGACAACCCGTGACGATGAAGAGGAAGAACAAAAAGAACAGAATGGACATGAGAGTACTGTTAAAA AAGAGCCAGTAGAGACCGAAGCAGAAGTTGAAACTAATTTGTTCAATGAAGATGGTGATCTCCCCGCTGCTGATGACCTTGAGGACTGGGAGCAGTCGGTAGATGAGATACTTTACGATGAGAACAAACGCGAAGACa AACCAGAGGAAAAAGCAGAACCACCAGTTGAAGAAGAACCAAAAGCTGCTGAGCCCGAAGAAGTAAAAGCAACTCCTCCACCAACCGCTCAACCGAAGTCTTCACCCACGGGTCGTGGCAGAGGGCGCCGTCGTTATTAG